The Aethina tumida isolate Nest 87 chromosome 6, icAetTumi1.1, whole genome shotgun sequence nucleotide sequence GTAGTGAAGAAGGTGTTTGTTTTATGTTAGTGTAATGTAAAAATCGTACCAATATCATGGAAAGTAAGTAAAAACagctgaaaaatattaaactttcatATGTTTTAATGTATTGTCAAGTTTAGTGTTATTGTGGTCAACATAaccttaaataattgttttgtgtgtgttttttgttaacatcaattttttgttattttaattaattacttgtaaATAGATAATAGGCAAAGAGGAAGTGcgtgaaaaaattgaataaaatagtgcaaataattaaaaataataataaaatcattactCCTTCATCTCTGGAAGGCATTTCGGCCAAATACTTGTTCATATCGTTTTTCTCAGTGTCCACAATCGCCAAAACGGAAACACAACCGTCCACAGTACCCAAAACTAACGCTTTACCATCCGGAGTACTTTCGACGGCCGTTAATTCAGCTTGCACCCTGTAATTCGCCACCATTTCTGCATCTTCCGTCCTAAACAATGAAAAAGATCTTTAATGTTGCGcgaaagaattataaaatacgcACCTGAATACTCGTAAAGTTTTCTTTCCGCTGTGATAATACAATACGTACTCGTCTGTTTTGTTAAACAAGCAAATTATTGTGAAAACTCCTTCAGCAACTCGCGGAATGTACGTTTTAACAGAGTTTCCCTTTTTCAACTCCAACAACTCCAAACCACCTCTAACGAAACGAGACGAAACAGTTTGAGAATGTCggaagtatatttaatatgtacctTGAAGGAGCGTATAAACCGTATTTTCCATCTTTAGTTATGCTCCCTCCCCATTTGGGAATGGTTCTTAAATGCTTTTTGCTTTTAATGTCCACGATTGCTCCTTTATCGGTGGAAAGAACCGCCACTTGGTGTCCTTTGTGTGGCATCGCAACTAGTCCAGAAATGTCCTTAAACAGatcgattaataattaaatagcatACCTAAGTAGAAATTAGTTAATACTTTGATTCCGCATTGTTTCAGTGTAATTTTGTGAACCGGGGCCCCATTTTGGGCGTTGTGAACAATTAAACAGTCTCTGTTAGTTTTGTCGGCTGCAGAAACAACTAAATGTTGATTATCACTGGTAACGACGGCGGGTCTGAACGGGACACCGGTGATACTCCTCACCGGATACTCGAAACTGTAAATCATTTCGCCACTGGGTATTTCGCGTAGGCAAACGGTGGCCACCGTTCGCACCAGATCCGAGCCCGGTGGATTGCTCGGCTTGGAAATCGATAAGACTTTCGTCCCCGAATCGATTAAAGTCAGTTGTTTGATGCCCGGTTGTTCGTCTTTGAACACCACCTGTTGCGTCAGTCTCAgccaaatcaataaatttccaGTTTCTGCCGATATTATGtacctaaattaattaattcattataattgtGATGACCAGCGCAGAGGTGAGACTTACTTTCCATCCGGGGTGATGATGGCGTGCGTGACGATCGCTCCCAAAGGACTGTCGGCGAGTTTGCAGACGAGTTTCCCGATCCTCAAGTCCCAAACTCCCACACAGTTCCTGGTTGCCGTCACTGCCAAACTCAAATTATCCGAAAGACTGATGGAATCGACTTGCAACTCGTGTCTGTCGATTACGTGCACCTGTTCGAATATGTTGTTGATGTTCCACACTTTGACGGTGCGATCAATCGACGACGTGACGATGCTGTTCCAGTTTCCTATTGTCAACGCTTCCAGTTGTATGATTCTACCGAAATGTGCGTCCAAGATTTTCATCAAGTTACGACTTTCCATGCTCCACACGTacaaatttttccttaaaaaatgtcaatagaACTGTGGCaggaaattcattttatttgttattaccgAACTCCTGCAATGGCGTAATTTTTGTGGCCGCTCAGCATTATCGAGTTTGATTGGAGCATTTTAGTTGTGATGTTTCTGGTTCCGTAGGGAAGTGTCAAAACCGTCGCTTTGTTATCTTCGTTCAAGTCCCAAATAACAAATCCGTTACTTGTCGTTCCTGTAAAAAACATgggttacaatttaaataaaacatcgaCACATTTGTACCGTATAAAATTGTGTCCTGCGAGCCCAATTTCAGCTGAAGCATCGCTTCAGCTTCGTCGTCCAGTTTAGGCAAGTCTTCGACGAACTCCCAAACTTTTTCGGAGTCGTTCCTGATGAATTTCGAAACCGTGTAGTCGTTTTCGTTGGCGCAACAATACAAGACATCTTTATTAGCGTTTGTTATCATTGCTCCGCGAAAacttttcatttcaaaatctCCTCCCGCGTTGTTGTgatataaaaacaacattttctcGTCTTCCAAGCTGTTTTTCCAGAAAATTATGCGGTATTCTTCTTTGTTGTCAAACTCCATGGCTACGAAAAACTTATTGTAACGTTTTAATTCCAGTAAAAATATGTGAAGACGTACAAAGAATTGGCCATTCACTTTTGTCAACGTTTCTAACATTAAATTCCTCCTCAAAGTTGCCTCTCATATCGTATCTGAACCAAGAACCGGCACcataaatgaacaaattataatttaataagtaaattccAATGACGGGAGATTCGTCTGTTAACGGATTATCGATGGTCACGTATTCACTTGAGAGCATGTTCAAAAGGACGGTctgaaacaaagaaaaaaggaTTAAACATGTCCACAGTTGGTCGCGCGGTTACTTGATTGTTGTTGGTGTAAGCAGCCGCCCATTTGTTGTCCGGACTCAGGACTAAATGCTGCATTATTCCTTCTATGTTCGGATTGACGTCGCGTGTTAAATCGCTCGTCGACAAGTCCCAAGTAATGAAACGGTTGGAAATCGACACAATGTAGCGGTAATCTGATGTTAAACATATTGAAAACACCGCAAATTGGTGACCTTCCAGAGAGTACTACGAAAGGGACAAATTAGCTGATAATAGGTACGAGTTTTCATGTGGTGGTACTTTGAGTGGTCCTCCAGGTGTGTGCAAGCAGTGATACAAAGGCAAAAGGGCGCAGTGCATCGGACCTTTTACGTCACAATCGTTCAGTAGCATTTTTATGTTCGGATTGGACTCCACTTCCGGCAAAAGTCTTCCGATTAATTGGGGGGCCAGCATGTTGGGATATTGGCCCAAGACTGCGCCGCCTAATCTCAATGCGTCTGCCACCAACATCAGCTCCCTACAATGTAATtacaattgtaattatatggtataatatattttatggcaACCTTTTGGAGTCTTTGTTGTCGATGTTGGTGGAGGCATCCTCGTAATCTGCCAGGACAGCTTGTAAAGGACAGGAAGACAATTTTGCGTGCAACCACTCGTAATTGAACAGAACGTTCTCGTACAAATCCTTGAACCGTCTAGATCTCACCAGATGGAAGGGCAACTCTCCGAACTGCAACAATTTAAATCACCAACGAATCGTCCTAATTTCAGAAGCACACCTTTCGCAAGTTGTATCTGGATATTTTACCGTCCTTGGACATGAACAACAAAGGCTGAACCGGCACTTTACGATCAGCCACGCCTTCTTTATCGGTCAAGTTAAATCTGTG carries:
- the LOC109604190 gene encoding NACHT and WD repeat domain-containing protein 2 is translated as MDDRTVDQIFAGSLDNLPPVSSKIVRIFTSSTFTDTTMERNTLMAKCYPKIKDYCREKHGLEFQVVDMRWGVRDEATDDHMTTELCMKEIQNCQRLSMGPNFVVFLGQKYGYRPIPTYILSSELQLIRDELANTGHDPTLIDTWYRKDSNAVPPISVLQPISSILVNFNNKRIPKLQAEDQAKWWDTLSKFQKLFRKAAASLNQQGKMDDDATHNYFMSVTEREVINGILNVKNTKNHCLAYIRYINNINLQNLKKASLFVDIINRSLDTESSKLLANLRDERLPNKIESSNIQKYTVEWIGREGLDNETHEDYLKHFITHFYKNIIKLVDRAMRKEDSSAQGQIVTEILQHLHACNNSVKVFYGREDNLEHIHRYMVGDSDKILVLYGEGGCGKTSLLAKAASMSTSTEWFENSKPISIIRFLGTTPDSSALTPTLISICQQIHYNFMLPFEGIPDDLVPLTAHFKHLLTMSTKEQPLLLFLDSVDQLTGTQDANKVSWIPTRLPPFCKIIVSCAQEESNPEVSKEYHILRRMIDVEEQFIEVKALGEDLAMRVIKMWMKTACRDLTNYQWRLVSNAIDKCSLPIFVKLVFAEICRWRSYTKSQDTTLASTVMDSIMMLFEIIEKKHGRILVFHALAYITAAKSGLSESELEDLISLDDKVLDDVYQYHLPPVRRIPPLLWTRIRNDLPNYLSEREADGVSVMNWYHRQFREAAKERYFKNMNMAMYFHSMIADYFLGIWGGGKPKPFKYTEIQRHRFNLTDKEGVADRKVPVQPLLFMSKDGKISRYNLRKFGELPFHLVRSRRFKDLYENVLFNYEWLHAKLSSCPLQAVLADYEDASTNIDNKDSKRELMLVADALRLGGAVLGQYPNMLAPQLIGRLLPEVESNPNIKMLLNDCDVKGPMHCALLPLYHCLHTPGGPLKYSLEGHQFAVFSICLTSDYRYIVSISNRFITWDLSTSDLTRDVNPNIEGIMQHLVLSPDNKWAAAYTNNNQTVLLNMLSSEYVTIDNPLTDESPVIGIYLLNYNLFIYGAGSWFRYDMRGNFEEEFNVRNVDKSEWPILSMEFDNKEEYRIIFWKNSLEDEKMLFLYHNNAGGDFEMKSFRGAMITNANKDVLYCCANENDYTVSKFIRNDSEKVWEFVEDLPKLDDEAEAMLQLKLGSQDTILYGTTSNGFVIWDLNEDNKATVLTLPYGTRNITTKMLQSNSIMLSGHKNYAIAGVRKNLYVWSMESRNLMKILDAHFGRIIQLEALTIGNWNSIVTSSIDRTVKVWNINNIFEQVHVIDRHELQVDSISLSDNLSLAVTATRNCVGVWDLRIGKLVCKLADSPLGAIVTHAIITPDGKYIISAETGNLLIWLRLTQQVVFKDEQPGIKQLTLIDSGTKVLSISKPSNPPGSDLVRTVATVCLREIPSGEMIYSFEYPVRSITGVPFRPAVVTSDNQHLVVSAADKTNRDCLIVHNAQNGAPVHKITLKQCGIKDISGLVAMPHKGHQVAVLSTDKGAIVDIKSKKHLRTIPKWGGSITKDGKYGLYAPSRGGLELLELKKGNSVKTYIPRVAEGVFTIICLFNKTDEYVLYYHSGKKTLRVFRTEDAEMVANYRVQAELTAVESTPDGKALVLGTVDGCVSVLAIVDTEKNDMNKYLAEMPSRDEGWKKKVQKQKAQTRFKAVGTIARLSTTFCNETSTNIEGKATENSQEEHSETPA